In one window of Micromonospora cathayae DNA:
- a CDS encoding lytic polysaccharide monooxygenase auxiliary activity family 9 protein: MSILTRTRRKPLVAGLLAAAATGVLLLTTALTNPASAHGNVLDPASRNYGCWQRWGSDFQNPDMANQDPMCWQAWQADPQAMWNWNGLFREGVAGNHQGAIPDGQLCSGGRTQNGRYNALDTVGAWKTTNIANSFRIRFFDQASHGADYIRVYATKQGFNALTKPLAWSDLELVGQIGNTPASEWQKVPEGVEISIPANAPGRTGRHIVYTIWQASHLDQSYYLCSDVNFGGTTTPPTTPPPTTPPPTTPPPTTPPPTTPPPAGNGCSATYSVTSSWNGGFQGEVKVTAGSAAIRGWRVTWSLPSGQQISQFWNANLTTSGGTVAATNVAYNGSLGAGASTSFGFTASGSSTSLPPVTCSTTA, translated from the coding sequence ATGTCCATCCTGACCCGTACCCGTCGCAAGCCGCTCGTGGCGGGGCTGCTCGCCGCCGCCGCGACCGGCGTGCTGCTCCTGACCACGGCGCTGACCAACCCCGCCTCCGCCCACGGCAACGTGCTCGACCCCGCGTCCCGCAACTACGGCTGCTGGCAGCGCTGGGGCAGCGACTTCCAGAACCCTGACATGGCCAACCAGGACCCGATGTGCTGGCAGGCCTGGCAGGCCGACCCGCAGGCCATGTGGAACTGGAACGGCCTGTTCCGCGAGGGCGTCGCCGGCAACCACCAGGGTGCCATCCCGGACGGCCAACTCTGTTCCGGCGGCCGGACCCAGAACGGGCGCTACAACGCCCTCGACACGGTCGGCGCGTGGAAGACGACCAACATCGCCAACAGCTTCCGCATCCGGTTCTTCGACCAGGCCAGCCACGGCGCCGACTACATCCGGGTGTACGCCACCAAGCAGGGCTTCAACGCGCTCACCAAGCCGCTGGCCTGGAGCGACCTGGAACTGGTCGGCCAGATCGGCAACACCCCTGCCTCGGAGTGGCAGAAGGTCCCCGAGGGTGTCGAGATCAGCATCCCGGCCAACGCGCCGGGCCGCACCGGCCGGCACATCGTCTACACCATCTGGCAGGCCAGCCACCTGGACCAGTCGTACTACCTGTGCAGTGACGTCAACTTCGGTGGCACCACGACTCCGCCCACCACCCCGCCCCCGACCACGCCCCCGCCGACCACCCCGCCGCCCACCACGCCGCCGCCGACCACTCCGCCGCCCGCCGGGAACGGTTGCTCCGCCACCTACTCGGTGACCTCGTCGTGGAACGGCGGTTTCCAGGGTGAGGTCAAGGTGACCGCCGGCAGCGCCGCGATCAGGGGCTGGCGGGTCACCTGGTCGCTGCCGAGCGGCCAGCAGATCAGCCAGTTCTGGAACGCCAACCTCACCACCAGCGGTGGCACCGTGGCGGCGACCAACGTCGCCTACAACGGCAGCCTGGGCGCCGGAGCGAGCACCAGCTTCGGCTTCACCGCCTCGGGCAGCAGCACCAGCCTGCCGCCCGTGACCTGCTCCACCACCGCGTGA
- a CDS encoding GNAT family N-acetyltransferase: MPSRTTDLRVASFADLDARTFHDLLRLRIDVFVVEQNCPYPELDGRDVEPGTRHLWLAENGTPVAYLRILADPGGVERIGRVVVAPAARGHGHAGRLMVEALAVVGHRPCVLDAQSHLVGFYAGHGFAASGPEYVEDGIPHTPMRREPTP, encoded by the coding sequence ATGCCGTCGCGTACCACCGACCTGCGGGTCGCCTCCTTCGCCGACCTGGATGCCCGCACCTTCCACGACCTGCTGCGCCTGCGCATCGACGTGTTCGTGGTCGAACAGAACTGCCCGTACCCGGAACTCGACGGGCGGGACGTCGAGCCGGGCACCCGGCACCTGTGGTTGGCCGAGAACGGCACGCCCGTGGCGTACCTGCGGATCCTGGCCGACCCCGGCGGCGTCGAACGGATCGGTCGGGTGGTGGTGGCCCCGGCGGCGCGCGGCCACGGACACGCGGGACGCCTGATGGTCGAGGCGTTGGCGGTGGTGGGGCACCGGCCGTGCGTCCTGGATGCGCAGTCGCATCTGGTCGGCTTCTACGCCGGGCATGGTTTCGCGGCCAGCGGCCCGGAGTACGTCGAGGACGGCATCCCGCACACGCCGATGCGCCGGGAGCCGACCCCCTGA